CAGGGAATCCAAGCCAATCTTCAAAGATTGCAAATCCTGATCATGCAGAATACACCCAGTTGTGCAGATTAATCAGACGTTCAAATCAGCAAGCCTTGCTTCTTAAGAAACCTGAAGTGTTTGATCACCACAAtcaatcttgtttcttggagctttttctttctctgtAAGATCAAACAACTTTCtgtaaaagatatgaaaatgtcagattcacaaaagttcttacagaattcaaaacAACGTTAATTTATAGTAATACACTCATTATacgtgttttaatcgatttcgCTACTAATGTAATCGAATGCATCTTGCAGTTATAACACACTAACATTAGTCAAGCtcattaattgaatgcacatttaataCAATGGACTTACAATAAATGTCtggtcaatatatttaaaaatatgatcgttaaGACAATTATGTCAAGCATTCaatcagttttcaaaataacaaccaacttagtcgaatacaCATTGCATGTAGTCGATTAAGAAACATCACTtagcacatttttgaaaacttttctcttcaaaataactcacagcacacttgataaaagtttgtgcaaacacacgagttttaatcgattcatcccataatataatcaacttaaaactgttgttttgctacacattaaagttcaaccaaagtgcttgtggttttccattTCCAAAAACTCATGTCattcatacacatataaaatcacatattaaacacagtaatatgcaatgaacaacacaatcatgttcacaaatatgcttatacaaatttatcatagtaaacaaaagcatataacatgtaagcatagaacatgtaacacaaaatactcatgtgttattaattatgtgttgtcatcataaaaaacacagaTTTTACTAAGATTGTAGGTTCAACTAAActagtgctccccctatcaacaatctcaacactcCATCATCTCATGGAAGTCAAAGACATAAAGTACTGTTTCGAGATCCTCAACAGAAGCTGAGTATCATGCTCTCGCTGCCACCGTATGTGAAATATAGTGGCTTCACTACCTTTTACAGGATCTTTACATGCAACCTATTGCTACTGTTGTTCTCTACTGCAACAACAACTCTTCCATGCATATAGCACACAACCAGAGTTTCCATGAACGGACCGAACACATTGAACTAGACTGTCATGTTGTGAGAGAGAAGATTCAAGCGAAACTTCTGCATCTCCTCCCTATTCGATGGAAGAACAACTCGCCGATATTTTTACTAACTTTCCTCACCGTGTTCGTTTCAGATTTATCATCCCCAAGCTTGGATTAGTCAATATACAccatccagcttgaggggagaCTATTGACGTTCTCTGTTTTAGGTTGATTGTTCCTCAATAGGAGTAATTGGTTGTCAGGGTTAGTTTTTTTGTTAAGAGATAGGGATTTTCTACCAAAATCCCTCTTTTCTCTGCGTTTCAGGAACCCTATATATTTAGGGTTCCTTCCCCCCTTTTTCTCTTCTTGTACAATATATAGAAATATTATTGAATGTTAAAGTACTTACCTTTCTCTgccacttcttcttctcctaTGTCTTGCTGTCTCTCTTTCTCTGCACCTTGCttcatcctcttcaggaaacgTGTTTCTGCTATGAAGGTCTTCAAAGCCTTCGCTGCTTCCCCACGCGAGTCTCTCTTCACGTTTTATCCTATATGCTACTTTAATAGAGGGAAAAGCTAGCCACACACCCTCGTCTTTATTTCCTTCCATATTCACTCAAATCAACAAATGCAAACAAGGACAATCATCGCTCTTATTTTTGTGTGAACAATGCATAACTAGAAGCACATAGGCTATATCCAAACAACTTtccttttccctttttttctttccctttccaTCACCTCCTCAATCCAAACAATATACAAAGCCTTATAGTGGGTTTGAATCCAATGGATTACTATTCACACAAACGAATGTAAAGAAGAAAGTTCAAAATTCAATGTATACACAGAAAAATGTTAAGACACCAAAATCAAGATATAACTTTAATATCTCAACTTTCGTGCAATTTAGAGTAGATTTGCGAAGAAAATATCATAATCCATTATAATTTTAACGTAATTGATTATGTTAGAATGTGTATAAATATTGTATGTTTATTTCAACCCTCATAGAACTATAACATAACTAAACAATAAGTTTGAGACTTTGGGGGTAAACTGTGTCAAATTTGACTGCAGGAGTTCAGGTTTGTTCTAGTCATAGTTGACGCAGTCccaacaatattataatatataaaacgttCTAATTTAAATGCCAAACGTGGATTAACATTAGGAAAGAAATTTAATAGTGTTATGACAAAagaactatatatatttatttttgaaatgaaaatatattttttatacggacgaattctaatttcatttcaaaaaacTTATAATAGCATAGAACATGGTACAAATGTGACTAGAGGTCACcttttgaaaaagatttttcaGTGGTCTTTACCTGTCTCCTCGAAAagttttatttcttcatttagCATCTTAATCCATTAAGTGCCCTGTTCGTTTTCCAAAGAACTgcattttcttatatatatgaTCTAATACTCATACTTACATTGcgaattgaagagaaaaagaatttcAACTGAAtagttaaaaaggaaaattgaaacaaaagCGTGCATCTTTCCAAGGAGCCCATAGATTGTTGTCTTGCCACTTCTTTGTGGTGGTGGAAGGGCACATGCTTTGAAGAAGTCCTCTCATttccatcttcttctatatGCACATACCATTCATTCCACCCATCAAAAAAagccattttttttctcatgatCAAAGTTACAATGCCTTGATATGGCAGCTCTTTATGAAGTAATCTGAGAAGTCAATGTATTTAGTCCACAATGGCCTTAGATGAGGAAAAGCTATATCTAGCCATGGCTTTGCCCTGCCATTGAAATGGATGACACCAGCACCCTTAGCATCAGCAAAACTTGTACTTTCCTGATATCCCAATCCCAGCATGTGCCAGAAAGGATCAATACTGTGGACATGACCATGGAATGCTATTAATCCAGGTGGTAATGTCCCTAGCTGCCACAAACTGAGGTCTGATTTTATATTCTGCATAAAACATAACACAAATTACGTGTTATTATACTATGTTTTTCCAAAATGGGGACtgaaatttagtttttaacatATCAATACCTGCTCAACCCAGTAATGGTATGTAGAGCTTATATTGGTCTTCCTCCAAGCATCAAGGTCGAAAATGTTCATGCCATAAGCCCAAGCACATTCGTTGGGATCAAAATTTTGGGATATTAAAGGGTGTGAGAAGTTCAAATAGCTTTTCAACCTCTTTGACATAACATACTTGTCTTCTCCACTGCATGTTTCTACTGCTCCATTGACTTTTCCATTCATGTCAATATCCCACAGAGGTGAAAGATCAGTTTGTACCACAATGTCATCGTCCAGGAAGACCACCTTGCTAAGGCTTGAGAACAGCTGCATTGAAAAATGTATTATGGCAGTAAGCATCATCACAGGAAAAAGGTAAACATACAAAAAGAACTTTTCTTCATGATTCCATCACTTTTACCTCTGGAAGATGTATGCGAATGTGATTCATTACTGAATTATACTTAGGACTAAGTGTTTGCAGCTTTGCTGCAATTGCTCTAGGCTTCTCAGTAGTATTTGCAACAATAGCTGATGATCCTCCTCGAAACTGTGATCTCACATTTTGATCTTTTTCCATTGCTTCCAGCACAGGCACCTTTCCCTTTGTAAACCAATCGAAGTGGTGCAGTGCCTTGACTTCAATTATGGCAGGTGATAAAGGGTGCAAGGAGAACCAAGCTTGCATGGGATAGTAAGTCTTTCTGTCTGTAATTACGTGCAGAACAACCTTCTGAGGTTGCAAACTGTTGCGAACAAGTGATGTTGCAACCACAGAGGCAGCGAGCACATTGTCGGAGGCAAGAACATAGTGAAAGTAGTTGTTGTCAACCAGAGCAGGGACAAGTTCTGCAGAGGGTAGCTGAAGGCGTGCAGCTGCATTGTTGGTGTGCTCATTGGCCAGCTTCAAGCCAAGGCAGTGAAGCTGTTTTGGTATGCTGCTTGATGCTACATGACGATATAAATACTCTTGGATTTTGGCTTCTCTGGTTCTTTGTTCCATAAGGGTCACCTAAGAAAATGTTCAGAATTTAAGTGGGAACTTGAACTTGGAAAGTTCctacttttgttttagattagtCTTCTAAATTGCTCTAATTTGAAAGAGTGAGAAAATGGTACCATTTCTCTGAGTTTAATTGCAAATGTCTTGGCATCATATCCACCTTCCTTTATTAGGACCATGAACTCTTCTAAAGTCTGAGGTATATCAGTCCTTTGCTCTAATTCATCTTTTCCAAGAGGTTGGtctaatattttgtatattactTCTGGGACCTATCACAAACAAGTGTCATTTTCAGCCACCAATAGATAATTGTGGTCAATTAGTTAACAGATAGATTCACATGACAAATATAATTACTAGGAGTTAAGGACATTACATTTGACTCAAGACTTCTTCCCAAAATCTTTGGCCTCAATTTTTTTCCCAGGCAACCTGCAAACGTTAATCAAAAGGTCATATACATGCATAAATAAAATACCTGGTGGAATTTATAATTTCTAGACTTCAGAGAGTCATGCAGTTGTTTCAAATTCAAAAGGTTGCAGAATGTATCATTATCTTTAGAACTTGATATTTGCAAATTGTTGATTCATACCAAGTTTTGTAACATAGCatcaaaagaaaatacaatAGCAGGACACAAGTTTACCCAACAgtaaccaatgatgaatcttACCACACTAATACAGTGCCAAATACATATTACAAAAGTTCCATTCCAgcaaaggaaaataaatatagataagtATCCAAAATTCCAGTCCTTTAATTTATAGAAGTGCcgttaatcaataatcataaaaaaCTTTGAATTCAGCCATAAATATAGCCATTAATAAATCATGAAAAGTTCATGTATGCTGTGATATATTGAAAAATGCAAGCCTCATTCACGGAGTCACATCTTTATGTGTTTCTGTTCATGCATGTGTATGTTTTGTAagtcagagagagagagagggtgATAATGTACCTATGGAAGAACACTTGTTTTCTCCATCAATGTTATCCACTGCTGTCAGAACAAACACAAACCTAAGAAGGAATGTGAAGAACAAGAGTGAATAGAAGAGCATCCGATAAGATAGCCTCCTTGATGCAACCTTCACTTTGATAAATTCCTTCAACCCTTTTCCCGGAAGCACAGTGACATGCCTCAAACTGGGTGATATCTGTAGCAACATTTTATCCAAAACACAACAAGGCAAGGAAACACCAAAAAGTGGAAACACACCAACACTGCCCGGAGTCCCTCCTCTTCAACCAGTAGTTTTAGTTCTTTTCATTTGACAAAATTCACCATCTGATCAATGACAGTGTTGAAAAAACTTCAAGATCCCACGTCAGGTTATTCTGCAAAAAGGAAGGTTTTTGATGCTGCTCAACGTTGCTATCTTCACCTAACCTTGCTTAGCATTTGGGACAGGCAGCATGTCAATGGGGGTGTTTGAGGCTTTTAATATTGTTGTGGAGGGCTATGAGAGGAGGGGGTTGTTAAGGAGAAAGAGACATAAGACTGAGAAGGACCATGTTGTTTGTTTCAAGTTTCAGTCTATTGACTTGGTTCTCAAGAAGGCAAATTAAGGAAAAAAGGGTAGAAAAATGAacccaaaagaaaataaacaaaaaaaaaaaaaccacgtTGGCGTGTTCTTGGCTTTGCCTCCACACGAAGTTCTTCTGTCTGTTATGCAGAGTTTGGAGTTTGGAGACTATGACAGAACGGAACTTCTACATGGAAAATGACTtcctccctttctctctctagtGTGTGGGGTTCAGGATGTGGTTGTTGGAGTAAAACTTCagaaaacattaattccattcCCTGAAGAACAATGAATTTCCAAAAGGGTGGCTCATTCTCATTGGTTTCTGGAATATTGATATCTTGCTGAATCTGATAAACTTTTATTACTAACCTTGTTTACTTCTGCagacatttctttttcttttaacagtTGTTCATATAAAtgatcatttaatatttaaccAAAGTAGTAatgtattcataattttttatttaacatacaAGAAAAAATGGTTATTTATGCCATTTGTTTATCATAaagttacaataaaaaaaagaaagagtttaCTATTTACAGACGAAAGTTGCTGGTATACTCATAATACTGTCAGTAATGCAGCTGTTTTGGTATTATCCATGGTTACATCAATATCAGTGACAGAAAGTTATCAGTATTGTTTTCAGTTACatagattaaaatatttgtcTGACTAGTTAAACTTCTCTTTATCCAATTCAAAATTCTGTCCAactaaactaattaaatttaaattcgaGTGAAATATATCAGATGGTATTTTAAGATAATGtactaataataaaagaaatataaaattgaattttaaggTACATTTTACCCTCTTGAAAAACTATATTGTAAATTAATATCATTATAAATGTTTTACAATACTGTAAAATACTAAATCAAATTAGGACAATcctatttatcttaattttacactaaatctaatttaaaacttaaattaatcaCACACTACaagaataattgatattatCGACGGTCCTAATTCATCGATAATGTAtcaaatccgtcggtaattgtCGTTTACCGACGGTTTACCGATGGTCAAAATACCGTCGGTAAAAACATTGTCGGTAACTTTTACCGACGGATATTTCAgccgtcggtaattatcgaaggcttttgaccttcggtaaagtcgtcggtaattaccgaaagcttttggccttcggtaaatccgtcggtaattaccgcgatctggttcttcttctttttcttccttcatccatctgtgtcattttttttttcgttttcatgAACTCCGCCACCAAAAAAGCATCACGCCAGTAACAAACTAATTTCCAAAGAATCAaataaccaatttattttcaatagttaaaatCATAGGGAATCATGGAGAGTTTTTCTACAATTCTTagtggagagcagcggtggaTTGCAAcagagcagcggtggtggagagcagcAGTGGTGGAGAGTAGcagtggtggagagcagcggtggtggagagcagcAGTGGTGGAGAGCAACGGTGGTGGAGAGCAAcggtggtggagagcagcgaTGGAGGggagcagcggtggtggagagcagcggtggtggaaAGCAGCGGCGGTGGAGAGCAACGATAGGAAGAAGTATTACACTGAGATGGAGAGAAATGAGAAGGAGAAATGAGTGTTTGCCACATATATTAGCACTGGATGCGAAACTAGAGCCGgaaaatttttgcatttttaccGACGgtcagaagccttcggtaaatccgtcggtaatgtcGTCAAGCGAAATAATTAGCGGGAAAATTGAGGTTTAAGGTTTGTTCTTAGGTGATTTAAGACTTGTGTAGCTTTTAGTTCAATTAAATATGAGGAGAAATGTATGGAATCTGAAATATgagttttagattttttattttggtgaatATGTTGGTATAAAGATCTAAAACTGTTGGTATAAAGACCACTCGTCCTTGATTTCACATGTCAAAACTCCTAATTTTCTTGACTAGAATAAAAAATCAGCGGTGCCTACGCACCAGAAAGCCGAGAGCTTTGGTGCTCAACTATAGTAGGGTGGCACTCAAGCACCTTTGCGCAAAGAATGGTGCTCAACGACAAGGATGTGTCGCTCACCGCCAAGGgcttttacatattttttttgttgtgtgATTCTTCTACTTTTGTGGTTTCTTTTAAGGTTGATCAATACTTAAATCTTACTATAAATgatctttatataatatatatatatatatatatatatatatatatatatatatatatatatatatatatatatatatatatatatatatatatatatatatatatatatatatatatatatatgtgtgtgtgtgtgagagagagataATGTGATGAGTGTTGCGAAAGGGGAATTTCATGGGAAATTCTTAACAAGGTGTTTAAGTAAAGTATTACAACTTGTCATAGTTCgacattaatatttatatttgaattggtCGAGTATAAACATCATATACATGCTGAGAATGAATTTGGTTTGGAATGAATTATGTTGTATGATGTTTATAATTgcataaatgaattattttaataatattagcCTAcccttcttgttttgttttttatttgtttgtgtttgttgtatACTTTGGAATGAACAATTAATGGGTGTCAAGAGAGGGAGATAAGGTTTTCTTAGAGCATGCTTTCGGAAGAGATGATGTAGATGCTTAGTGATTAGTATTGTAGATGTTAAATTTTGGATTGTGAATTTTAGAAACCTTTtgtaaataagtaaataattattaatagagttatatatataaatttgaattatgattattttttataactttatggatattttatatcttctagttaattgttatagttttattgactttgtaatatttctttaataatatttatactatttaaatGAGATATTACAATTAATCTTTCGTCTTCAATGTTTATTtcataagtttatttttaattttagttttggtcatataatattttgtataaagttattattttatacacaaaattata
The Vigna angularis cultivar LongXiaoDou No.4 chromosome 5, ASM1680809v1, whole genome shotgun sequence genome window above contains:
- the LOC108339788 gene encoding probable galacturonosyltransferase 12 codes for the protein MLLQISPSLRHVTVLPGKGLKEFIKVKVASRRLSYRMLFYSLLFFTFLLRFVFVLTAVDNIDGENKCSSIGCLGKKLRPKILGRSLESNVPEVIYKILDQPLGKDELEQRTDIPQTLEEFMVLIKEGGYDAKTFAIKLREMVTLMEQRTREAKIQEYLYRHVASSSIPKQLHCLGLKLANEHTNNAAARLQLPSAELVPALVDNNYFHYVLASDNVLAASVVATSLVRNSLQPQKVVLHVITDRKTYYPMQAWFSLHPLSPAIIEVKALHHFDWFTKGKVPVLEAMEKDQNVRSQFRGGSSAIVANTTEKPRAIAAKLQTLSPKYNSVMNHIRIHLPELFSSLSKVVFLDDDIVVQTDLSPLWDIDMNGKVNGAVETCSGEDKYVMSKRLKSYLNFSHPLISQNFDPNECAWAYGMNIFDLDAWRKTNISSTYHYWVEQNIKSDLSLWQLGTLPPGLIAFHGHVHSIDPFWHMLGLGYQESTSFADAKGAGVIHFNGRAKPWLDIAFPHLRPLWTKYIDFSDYFIKSCHIKAL